In one window of Mesorhizobium sp. B2-1-1 DNA:
- a CDS encoding helix-turn-helix transcriptional regulator, translating into MGFDVAMGQFDRTLEYIDHLQQAGTAAAVCERLLGITSDFGLTALMAGTVPQPGTPTGQQKQHVLLCDWPVEWLERYVARNYVDHDPIVSHMKQLQAPFQWREAAQGVSIDRSSGEVMGDAVVFKLRDGLAFPLITLDGQIVMVSLGGEAVELSAAEFGLVSLVSTYAVGRAMQLHTKASKTIDNVELTPRERECLQWAAVGKSEWEISQILGISEHTSEKHLLNAKSKLGAVNRVQAVAEAIRRGYIS; encoded by the coding sequence ATGGGGTTTGATGTTGCGATGGGTCAGTTCGATCGCACGCTGGAATACATAGATCACCTGCAGCAAGCCGGAACGGCGGCTGCGGTTTGCGAGAGGCTGTTGGGCATAACGTCGGATTTTGGCCTGACCGCTCTGATGGCGGGCACCGTACCGCAACCGGGCACGCCGACCGGCCAGCAAAAGCAGCATGTGCTGCTTTGCGACTGGCCTGTCGAATGGTTGGAGCGCTACGTGGCGCGCAACTATGTCGATCACGACCCGATCGTCAGCCACATGAAACAGTTGCAGGCGCCGTTCCAGTGGCGGGAAGCGGCCCAGGGCGTTAGCATCGACAGAAGCAGCGGCGAAGTGATGGGCGACGCCGTCGTGTTCAAGCTGCGCGACGGGCTGGCCTTCCCGCTGATCACGCTCGACGGCCAGATCGTCATGGTGTCACTGGGTGGCGAGGCCGTGGAACTGTCCGCCGCCGAGTTCGGCCTGGTGTCGCTGGTGTCGACCTATGCGGTGGGCCGCGCCATGCAGCTTCACACGAAGGCCAGCAAGACCATCGATAATGTCGAGCTGACGCCGCGCGAACGCGAATGCCTGCAATGGGCCGCCGTCGGCAAGTCCGAATGGGAGATTTCGCAAATCCTCGGCATCTCGGAACACACGTCGGAGAAACACCTCCTTAACGCCAAAAGCAAACTCGGCGCCGTCAACCGCGTACAGGCAGTCGCTGAAGCGATAAGGCGCGGCTATATTAGTTAG
- a CDS encoding acyl-homoserine-lactone synthase has protein sequence MIFSLTTKELMEHPDLWEAVHRLRYRIFVEEMGWEDLRRPDGFEIDQFDHDEAVHQIVIRGNEVAGYQRMLPTTRPHLLTEVLADLSVGTPPSGPNIWELTRYAVAPGFRDGRRGVSTVGTELIAGFVEWGLKRGVDKVIIEFEPMWVLRALQLHFLATPLGYQRTYGNQQVVATLLTFNEHTLDVVRSRRNHHAPVLARGYPDMFGQRRAS, from the coding sequence ATGATTTTTTCCCTTACAACAAAAGAACTTATGGAACATCCCGATCTGTGGGAGGCCGTGCATCGGCTGCGCTACAGGATTTTTGTCGAGGAAATGGGGTGGGAGGACCTGCGGCGCCCCGATGGCTTCGAGATCGACCAGTTCGATCATGACGAAGCGGTGCATCAGATCGTCATCAGAGGCAACGAGGTCGCGGGCTATCAGAGGATGTTGCCGACCACGCGGCCACATCTCTTGACCGAGGTGCTGGCCGATCTTTCCGTGGGAACGCCGCCCTCGGGTCCGAACATCTGGGAACTGACCCGCTATGCGGTCGCTCCCGGCTTTCGCGACGGCCGCCGAGGTGTTTCGACCGTCGGTACCGAACTCATTGCCGGCTTCGTCGAGTGGGGGCTGAAGCGCGGCGTCGACAAGGTGATCATCGAGTTCGAGCCGATGTGGGTTCTGCGCGCGCTCCAGCTGCATTTCCTGGCCACACCGCTGGGCTATCAGCGCACCTATGGCAACCAGCAGGTCGTCGCGACGCTGCTCACCTTCAATGAGCACACGCTGGATGTGGTGCGTTCGCGCCGCAATCACCACGCTCCCGTTCTGGCCAGGGGATATCCCGATATGTTCGGGCAAAGGCGGGCGTCATGA
- a CDS encoding thermonuclease family protein, whose protein sequence is MRLPHLVLAVLMVPGMAALVVAGGRALKSGEAAVAVEQIDPSADTVSQPGTDGVPEEPATSAIAAPPPPAASPHSRAIDPQVVAPPELPSKELERVEPRAPLSKLALAMPPKPKMPDDWKGTKLFQPVAPAAGLIEAKGYSVAVSGVDIVGQDETCTSDGKSWPCGVRARTAFRAFLRGRAVVCAVPPEGGRDLIAADCRIGKQDVGRWLVENGWARAAKGGPYVEVGEKARSERKGIFGSAPSLSGVPSMPAARAPAPQAPGSILEEVGGILKPADQPTPSE, encoded by the coding sequence GTGCGGCTTCCTCATCTTGTCCTTGCGGTTCTGATGGTCCCTGGAATGGCCGCGCTGGTAGTCGCCGGCGGCCGCGCGCTGAAGAGCGGCGAAGCTGCCGTCGCGGTGGAACAGATCGATCCGAGCGCCGATACGGTCTCTCAGCCAGGCACCGACGGCGTGCCGGAGGAGCCGGCCACATCGGCCATTGCCGCTCCGCCGCCCCCCGCCGCTAGCCCGCACTCGCGTGCGATCGATCCCCAAGTCGTGGCGCCGCCGGAGCTTCCCAGCAAGGAGCTGGAGCGGGTGGAGCCGCGCGCGCCGTTGAGCAAGCTGGCGCTGGCCATGCCGCCCAAGCCGAAAATGCCGGACGACTGGAAAGGGACGAAGCTGTTCCAGCCGGTCGCGCCCGCCGCCGGACTGATCGAGGCGAAGGGCTATTCTGTCGCGGTTTCCGGCGTCGACATTGTCGGGCAGGACGAGACCTGCACCTCGGACGGTAAATCCTGGCCCTGCGGCGTCCGCGCGCGCACGGCGTTCCGCGCCTTCCTGCGCGGCCGGGCGGTGGTCTGCGCCGTGCCGCCGGAAGGCGGCCGCGACCTGATCGCCGCCGACTGCCGGATCGGCAAGCAGGATGTCGGCCGATGGCTGGTCGAGAACGGCTGGGCGCGCGCCGCCAAAGGCGGCCCTTACGTCGAAGTCGGGGAAAAAGCGCGCAGCGAAAGGAAAGGCATTTTCGGATCGGCGCCAAGCCTTTCAGGCGTGCCTTCGATGCCGGCCGCGCGCGCCCCGGCGCCGCAAGCGCCGGGCTCGATCTTGGAAGAGGTCGGCGGCATTCTCAAGCCAGCTGACCAGCCAACGCCTTCTGAATGA
- a CDS encoding GcrA family cell cycle regulator — MNWTDERVELLRKLWSEGLSASQIAAQLGGVSRNAVIGKVHRLKLSGRGRATAAPARQKKTAQGSGAQKSVSRPASATRHVTTSIGATALQAQFDAEPVARHYIRPVENVVVPISRHLQLTELTERTCKWPNGDPLSEDFNFCGNEAAETGPYCKYHARVAFQPAAERRRNR, encoded by the coding sequence ATGAATTGGACTGACGAGCGGGTCGAACTCTTGAGAAAACTGTGGTCGGAAGGTCTGAGCGCAAGCCAGATTGCTGCCCAGCTTGGAGGGGTCAGCCGCAATGCCGTCATCGGCAAGGTGCACCGGCTGAAATTGTCGGGCCGCGGGCGCGCCACGGCAGCGCCGGCACGCCAGAAGAAGACGGCGCAAGGGTCGGGCGCGCAGAAATCGGTGTCGCGCCCCGCGAGTGCGACCCGCCACGTCACGACATCGATCGGAGCAACGGCGCTGCAAGCGCAGTTCGATGCCGAGCCGGTGGCCCGCCACTATATCCGGCCGGTCGAGAATGTGGTGGTGCCGATCTCGCGGCATCTCCAGCTCACCGAACTCACCGAGCGCACCTGCAAATGGCCGAACGGCGATCCGCTGTCGGAGGACTTCAATTTCTGCGGCAACGAAGCCGCCGAAACCGGACCCTATTGTAAATACCATGCCCGCGTGGCGTTCCAGCCGGCAGCGGAGCGGCGGCGGAATAGATAA
- a CDS encoding tellurite resistance TerB family protein, translated as MPTPHEALIYLMVITSASDRDMTDVELARIGEVVRSWPVFEDFDHDRLVGVAQACQKKLHEKGGLEGVLASVAEALPERLRDTAYAAAFEVAAVDLEMRMEEVRVLQLIRLKLDLDTLTVAAIARAAKARLRTLT; from the coding sequence ATGCCGACCCCGCATGAAGCGCTGATCTACCTGATGGTCATCACCTCCGCCTCCGACCGCGACATGACGGATGTCGAGCTGGCGCGGATCGGCGAGGTCGTCCGCTCATGGCCGGTATTCGAGGATTTCGACCACGACCGCCTGGTTGGCGTCGCCCAGGCCTGCCAGAAGAAGCTGCATGAAAAGGGCGGGCTGGAGGGTGTCCTGGCAAGCGTGGCCGAGGCCCTGCCGGAGCGCCTGCGCGACACCGCCTATGCGGCCGCTTTCGAGGTCGCGGCCGTCGATCTCGAAATGCGGATGGAGGAGGTGCGGGTGCTCCAACTCATTCGCCTCAAGCTCGATCTCGACACGCTGACCGTCGCGGCGATCGCCCGCGCGGCCAAGGCGCGCTTGCGCACGCTGACCTGA
- a CDS encoding ATP-binding protein translates to MADQGADEKGMAQALAARLWNSRWLLVAGLVAVMAVYAFAGISAYVLLPALALLLVAAMIPAGATRQPGESGAAIEAIGLQRLSGEYLAAAVADPLIIFDHAAAIVHANAAAFAAFGGIAPGVSLSLKFRAPEMQALLDGVLSGEVASDVIDYTERLPVERTYRVSASSVGHGTDLYVMVFKDQSEARRIDRMRADFIANASHELRTPLASISGFIETLRGPARNDPAAREQFLQIMQNQTGRMARLIDDLLSLSRLEMKPYLRPGTEVDLRQTVDSVIDSLAPLARENGVVIERDFADGPLDVPGDRDELFQVFENLLENACKYGQSGGRVVVSIERGDAEGEAGIDVTIRDFGPGIPEEHIPRITERFYRVDVESSRTQKGTGLGLSIVKHILTRHNARLSIKSEVGKGAAFSVHLPAA, encoded by the coding sequence ATGGCGGACCAGGGCGCAGACGAGAAGGGTATGGCGCAAGCGCTTGCCGCGCGGCTGTGGAACAGCCGATGGTTGCTGGTCGCCGGTCTTGTCGCGGTCATGGCGGTTTATGCCTTTGCGGGCATTTCCGCCTATGTGCTGCTGCCGGCGCTGGCTTTGCTGCTGGTGGCGGCGATGATACCGGCTGGAGCCACGCGCCAGCCCGGCGAAAGCGGCGCGGCGATCGAGGCCATCGGCCTGCAACGCCTGTCCGGCGAATATCTGGCGGCGGCCGTCGCCGACCCCTTGATCATCTTCGACCATGCCGCGGCGATCGTTCATGCCAACGCCGCCGCCTTCGCCGCGTTTGGCGGCATCGCGCCTGGCGTATCGTTGTCGCTGAAATTCCGTGCGCCCGAAATGCAGGCTCTTCTGGACGGCGTGCTGTCGGGCGAGGTCGCGTCGGATGTCATCGACTACACCGAGAGGCTGCCGGTCGAGCGGACTTACCGGGTCAGCGCCTCCTCGGTCGGTCACGGCACCGATCTCTACGTGATGGTGTTCAAGGACCAGAGCGAAGCGCGCCGCATCGACCGCATGCGCGCAGATTTCATCGCCAATGCCAGCCACGAATTGCGCACGCCGCTCGCCTCGATATCGGGTTTCATCGAAACGCTGCGCGGACCGGCCCGCAATGACCCGGCGGCGCGCGAGCAGTTCCTGCAGATCATGCAGAACCAGACCGGCCGCATGGCACGCCTGATCGATGACCTTTTGTCGCTGTCGCGGCTGGAGATGAAGCCCTATCTGCGGCCGGGGACCGAGGTCGACCTGCGCCAGACCGTCGACAGCGTCATCGATTCGCTGGCCCCGCTGGCGCGGGAAAACGGCGTCGTCATCGAGCGGGATTTCGCCGACGGCCCTCTCGACGTGCCGGGCGACCGCGACGAACTGTTCCAGGTCTTCGAGAACCTTCTGGAAAACGCCTGCAAATATGGGCAGTCGGGCGGCCGCGTGGTGGTGTCGATCGAGCGCGGCGACGCCGAGGGCGAAGCGGGCATCGACGTGACGATCAGGGATTTTGGCCCCGGCATTCCCGAGGAGCACATTCCGCGCATCACGGAGCGCTTCTATCGCGTCGACGTCGAGAGCAGTCGAACCCAGAAGGGCACAGGCCTTGGCCTGTCGATCGTCAAGCATATCCTGACGCGCCACAACGCCAGGCTCTCGATCAAGTCCGAAGTCGGCAAGGGCGCCGCCTTCTCGGTTCATTTGCCGGCGGCCTGA
- the ppk2 gene encoding polyphosphate kinase 2 — protein MKKAKENTAAPTPGPLKLRINGKEREFDIENPALPDWIEERKLTAGGYPYDKKMKSDEYDETLEALQIELVKAQAWLQSTGRRMMALFEGRDAAGKGGTIFVLRQYLNPRTARNVALTKPTPTELGQWYYQRYADHFPTAGEFVTFDRSWYNRAGVEPVMGFCTPEQHEKFLDETPHFERMIVNDGIHFFKFWLNIGRETQLERFHDRRHSPLKSWKFSPIDIAGITKWDDYTRARDTMFERTHKEFAPWIIVRANDKRRGRLAVMRRILLSLPYDGRDLDIIGKEDKKIIGEGPSFLAKQD, from the coding sequence ATGAAAAAAGCCAAGGAAAACACCGCCGCGCCGACCCCGGGGCCGCTGAAGCTCAGGATCAACGGCAAGGAGCGGGAGTTCGACATCGAGAATCCGGCACTGCCGGACTGGATCGAGGAGCGCAAGCTGACCGCGGGCGGCTATCCCTACGACAAGAAGATGAAAAGCGACGAATATGACGAGACGCTCGAGGCATTGCAGATCGAGCTGGTCAAGGCGCAGGCGTGGCTGCAGTCGACAGGCAGGCGGATGATGGCGCTGTTCGAAGGCCGTGACGCGGCCGGCAAGGGCGGCACGATTTTCGTCCTGCGCCAGTACCTCAATCCGCGCACGGCACGCAACGTAGCGCTGACCAAGCCGACGCCGACCGAGCTGGGGCAATGGTACTACCAGCGTTATGCGGACCACTTCCCGACCGCGGGCGAATTCGTCACGTTCGACCGTTCCTGGTACAACCGCGCCGGCGTCGAACCGGTGATGGGCTTCTGCACGCCAGAACAGCACGAGAAGTTTCTCGACGAGACACCGCACTTCGAAAGGATGATCGTCAATGACGGCATCCACTTCTTCAAATTCTGGCTGAACATCGGCCGGGAAACGCAGCTCGAGCGATTTCACGATCGCCGCCACAGTCCGCTGAAGAGCTGGAAGTTTTCGCCGATCGACATTGCCGGCATTACCAAGTGGGACGATTACACCAGGGCGCGCGATACCATGTTCGAGCGCACCCACAAGGAATTCGCTCCCTGGATCATCGTGCGTGCCAACGACAAGCGCCGCGGGCGGCTGGCGGTGATGCGGCGCATCCTCCTGTCGCTGCCTTATGACGGCCGCGACCTCGACATCATCGGCAAGGAAGACAAGAAAATCATCGGCGAAGGGCCGTCATTCCTGGCAAAACAGGACTGA
- a CDS encoding magnesium and cobalt transport protein CorA — translation MEYVRDFKPAPPTSAVIASSVYTAGRRIADIPIEEAGTWARKAGHVVWIGLLEPDRELLLRVQAQFHLHELAIEDAEHPHQRPKIEQYGDALFIVARTAQLIEGRVTFGETHLFVGSGYIVSVRHGPSTSYAVVRQHWESCPHSLAKGEDFVLYAILDFIVDNYMPVLEQIEDEVEAIEDRVLLKPMTGPDIERLYMLRRDLLRLRNAALPLVEVCRRLTSADLPQIHSAMHPLFRDVTDHIRTVQEKIDSLREVLAFAFEASLLVGQSQETAISKKLASWAAILAVPTAFAGIYGMNFSDMPELKMEYGYPMVLLAIALICSFLYWRFRKNGWL, via the coding sequence ATGGAATATGTCCGGGACTTCAAGCCCGCGCCGCCGACATCGGCCGTCATCGCCTCCAGCGTCTACACAGCCGGGCGCCGCATCGCCGACATCCCGATCGAGGAAGCCGGCACATGGGCCAGGAAAGCGGGACACGTCGTGTGGATCGGGCTGCTTGAACCCGACCGCGAGCTTCTGCTGCGCGTGCAGGCGCAATTTCATCTGCATGAGCTCGCAATCGAGGATGCCGAGCATCCGCACCAGCGGCCGAAGATCGAGCAATATGGTGATGCGCTGTTCATCGTCGCCCGCACCGCGCAGCTGATCGAGGGCCGCGTCACCTTCGGCGAGACGCATCTGTTCGTGGGCAGCGGCTACATCGTCAGCGTCAGGCACGGCCCTTCGACATCCTATGCTGTGGTGCGCCAGCACTGGGAAAGCTGCCCGCATTCACTGGCCAAGGGCGAGGATTTCGTCCTCTATGCCATTCTCGATTTCATCGTCGACAACTACATGCCGGTGCTCGAGCAGATCGAGGATGAGGTCGAGGCGATCGAGGACCGGGTCCTGCTGAAGCCGATGACCGGCCCCGATATCGAACGCCTTTATATGCTGCGTCGCGATCTGTTGCGGCTGCGCAATGCCGCACTGCCGCTGGTGGAGGTCTGCCGCCGGCTGACCAGCGCCGACCTGCCGCAGATCCATTCAGCCATGCACCCGCTGTTTCGCGACGTGACCGACCATATCCGCACCGTCCAGGAAAAGATCGACAGCTTGCGCGAAGTGCTGGCCTTTGCTTTCGAGGCGAGCCTGCTGGTGGGCCAGAGCCAGGAAACGGCGATCTCCAAAAAGCTCGCCTCATGGGCGGCAATCCTGGCCGTGCCGACAGCCTTCGCGGGCATATACGGCATGAATTTCAGCGACATGCCGGAACTGAAGATGGAATACGGCTACCCGATGGTGCTGCTGGCGATCGCGCTGATCTGCAGCTTCCTCTACTGGCGGTTTCGCAAGAATGGATGGCTGTGA
- the phoU gene encoding phosphate signaling complex protein PhoU: protein MQSVHIVSAYDEELKDLSKRIAAMGGHAERMVEQAISALVNADPGLAQKVIRDDAVLDEGQREIDDRAIIIIARRQPMATDLREIVGAIRISADLERVGDLGKNVAKRVVAVADGRQPTSLFRGLEALADLALTQLKEVLDVYASRSVERIGFVRDRDDQIDAMYTSLFRELLTYMMEDPRNITPCTHLLFCAKNIERIGDHATNIAETIYYIVTGDQMPADRPKGDKTDKIGLSATQPIK from the coding sequence ATGCAGTCCGTGCACATAGTCAGCGCCTATGACGAGGAGCTGAAAGATCTGTCGAAGCGCATCGCCGCCATGGGCGGACATGCCGAACGCATGGTCGAACAGGCGATCTCCGCCTTGGTCAATGCCGATCCCGGCCTTGCCCAGAAGGTGATCCGCGACGACGCCGTCCTCGACGAAGGCCAGCGCGAAATCGACGACAGGGCAATCATCATCATCGCCCGGCGCCAGCCGATGGCGACGGACTTGCGCGAGATCGTCGGCGCGATCCGCATCTCGGCCGATCTCGAGCGGGTCGGCGATCTCGGCAAGAATGTCGCCAAGCGTGTGGTGGCGGTTGCCGACGGGCGCCAGCCGACCAGCCTGTTCCGCGGCCTCGAAGCCCTGGCCGACCTGGCGTTGACCCAACTCAAGGAAGTGCTCGACGTCTACGCCTCGCGCTCGGTCGAAAGGATCGGCTTCGTACGTGACCGCGACGACCAGATCGACGCCATGTACACGTCGCTGTTTCGCGAATTGCTGACCTACATGATGGAAGATCCGCGCAACATCACGCCCTGCACGCATCTGCTGTTCTGCGCCAAGAACATCGAACGCATCGGTGACCATGCCACCAACATTGCCGAGACGATCTACTATATCGTCACCGGCGACCAGATGCCTGCCGACCGGCCGAAGGGCGACAAGACGGACAAGATCGGCCTTTCCGCAACGCAGCCGATCAAGTGA
- a CDS encoding lysine--tRNA ligase, with the protein MAGSNIIDLNPEVLTAAAESKAWPFEEARKIIERYKGRELPQTVLFETGYGPSGLPHIGTFGEVARTSMVRHAFRVITQDKVATKLLCFSDDMDGMRKIPDSVPDRAALEPHLHKPLSSVPNPFGGDYASFADHNNAMLCRFLDTFGFDYEFASATQYYKTGRFDAMLLRAAERYDQIMAVMLPTLGEERQATYSPFLPISPKSGRVLYVPMKHVDARAGTITFDDDGTETTLPVTGGKVKLQWKPDFGMRWAALGVDFEMFGKDHQTNAVVYDRICNILGGHAPEHFVYELFLDENGQKISKSKGNGLTIDEWLTYAPTESLGLYMYQRPRQAKKLYFDVIPRAVDEYYTFLAAYRRQDWKERLGNPVWHMHDGNPPAIDMPVPFSLLLNLVSASNAQNKDVLWGFISRHVRGVTPATHPELDRLTGYAIRYFDDFVKPTKTFRAPDDVEREALEALDQALGALPAGSDGEAIQNAALNVARKVERYQDHSKKSPEGGPGVSGAFFQMIYQVLIGQERGPRFGSFAALYGIAETRGLIQKALAGQLA; encoded by the coding sequence ATGGCGGGATCAAACATCATCGATCTCAATCCCGAAGTGCTGACGGCGGCGGCCGAAAGCAAGGCGTGGCCGTTCGAGGAAGCCCGCAAGATCATCGAGCGCTACAAGGGCCGCGAACTCCCGCAAACGGTGCTGTTCGAAACCGGATATGGCCCGTCCGGCCTGCCGCATATCGGCACGTTCGGCGAGGTGGCGCGCACGTCGATGGTGCGGCATGCCTTCCGCGTCATCACGCAGGACAAGGTCGCCACCAAGCTGCTGTGCTTTTCCGACGACATGGACGGGATGCGCAAGATACCCGACAGCGTGCCGGATCGCGCGGCGCTGGAGCCGCACCTGCACAAGCCGCTGTCTTCGGTACCCAACCCTTTCGGCGGGGATTATGCGAGTTTCGCCGACCACAACAACGCGATGCTCTGCCGCTTCCTCGACACGTTCGGCTTCGACTACGAGTTCGCCAGCGCGACGCAGTACTACAAGACCGGCCGCTTCGACGCGATGCTGTTGCGCGCGGCCGAACGCTACGACCAGATCATGGCGGTGATGCTGCCGACGCTGGGCGAGGAGCGGCAGGCGACCTACAGTCCGTTCCTGCCGATCTCGCCGAAGAGCGGCCGCGTGCTCTACGTTCCCATGAAGCATGTCGATGCCAGGGCGGGCACCATCACCTTCGACGATGACGGTACCGAGACCACGCTGCCAGTTACCGGCGGCAAGGTTAAGCTTCAGTGGAAGCCCGATTTCGGCATGCGCTGGGCGGCCCTCGGGGTCGATTTCGAGATGTTCGGCAAGGACCATCAGACCAATGCAGTGGTCTACGACCGCATCTGCAACATCCTTGGCGGGCACGCGCCGGAGCATTTCGTCTACGAGCTGTTCCTGGACGAGAACGGCCAGAAGATCTCCAAATCCAAGGGCAATGGGCTGACCATCGACGAATGGCTGACTTACGCGCCGACGGAGAGCCTGGGACTCTATATGTACCAGCGGCCGCGACAGGCCAAGAAGCTCTATTTCGACGTCATCCCGCGGGCCGTGGACGAATATTACACCTTCCTTGCAGCCTATCGGAGGCAGGACTGGAAGGAACGGCTGGGCAACCCGGTCTGGCACATGCACGACGGCAATCCGCCCGCCATCGACATGCCCGTGCCGTTCTCGCTGCTGCTCAACCTGGTCAGCGCCTCCAATGCGCAGAATAAGGACGTGCTGTGGGGCTTCATCTCGCGCCATGTCCGGGGCGTGACGCCGGCGACCCACCCTGAGCTCGACAGGCTGACGGGTTATGCGATCCGCTATTTCGACGATTTCGTGAAGCCGACGAAGACCTTCCGCGCGCCCGACGACGTCGAGCGGGAGGCGCTGGAAGCGTTGGATCAGGCGCTTGGCGCCCTGCCGGCGGGCTCGGACGGCGAGGCGATCCAGAACGCCGCGCTCAACGTCGCCCGCAAGGTGGAACGCTATCAGGATCATTCCAAGAAGAGCCCCGAAGGTGGTCCGGGCGTTTCGGGCGCCTTCTTCCAGATGATCTACCAGGTGCTGATCGGGCAGGAGCGCGGACCGCGCTTCGGCTCGTTCGCGGCACTCTACGGCATCGCCGAGACGCGCGGGCTCATTCAGAAGGCGTTGGCTGGTCAGCTGGCTTGA
- a CDS encoding enoyl-CoA hydratase-related protein produces MNAHPQPELRNHTLIVTVSSTDGRPVLDRRAYESLARTFHEAADNDDVRVVVLRGLAGCFCLGGDFSEFLDATKHQKLIAAVTDMFRTLATFPKPILACVDGDAVGVGCTILFHCDMVIASAESTFRVPFVDFGLVPDAATSILAPQKLGYAGAFRFFCLGDTLRADDARALGLVAEIVSEGSVEEATLGRARQLARKPVAALLQTRGLLKGNPAELCERIDQEISLFQQALQDDTTLRRLQRIARLAA; encoded by the coding sequence ATGAACGCGCACCCGCAACCCGAACTGCGCAACCACACGCTGATCGTCACCGTATCGTCGACCGACGGCCGGCCGGTGCTCGACAGAAGGGCCTATGAAAGCCTGGCAAGGACGTTCCACGAAGCCGCCGATAATGACGACGTTCGTGTCGTCGTGCTGCGCGGCCTGGCGGGCTGCTTCTGCCTCGGCGGCGATTTTTCCGAATTCCTCGACGCTACCAAGCACCAGAAGCTGATCGCCGCCGTCACCGACATGTTCCGCACGCTGGCGACGTTCCCCAAACCCATACTGGCCTGTGTCGACGGCGATGCGGTCGGCGTCGGCTGCACCATCCTGTTCCATTGCGACATGGTGATCGCGTCCGCCGAAAGCACGTTCCGGGTGCCGTTCGTCGATTTCGGCCTGGTGCCGGATGCCGCGACCAGCATCCTGGCGCCGCAGAAGCTCGGCTATGCCGGCGCCTTTCGCTTTTTCTGCCTCGGCGACACGCTGCGCGCCGACGACGCCAGGGCGCTCGGCCTGGTCGCCGAGATCGTCTCCGAAGGCAGCGTCGAGGAGGCAACCCTCGGCCGGGCAAGGCAGCTCGCCAGGAAGCCGGTCGCCGCGTTGCTGCAGACGCGGGGCCTGCTCAAGGGGAACCCCGCGGAACTTTGCGAACGCATCGATCAGGAGATCTCGCTGTTCCAGCAGGCGCTGCAGGACGACACCACGCTGCGGCGGCTGCAGCGGATTGCCCGGTTGGCGGCCTGA
- a CDS encoding transporter substrate-binding domain-containing protein, producing the protein MAFQRRSLVLASMLIASLALGERARAAEPQVPVLWDAKERLPKPDLSALPRLRFLTTTDFPPFNFLDGAGKLSGFHIDLARAICAELGIVDKCQIQALPWAELEGALEKGEGEAIIAGIAATPQSRQTYAFSRSYLQFPARFIMPKGEALTEPLFAKLRGKRVGVISGSAHERMLRDYFNTVQVVTFDRPEDLYANLKAGKIDAAFGDGMRFAFWLGGSDAAGCCRFAGGPYLAPEYLGSGMAIAARSDDPALAAALDYALQEISLKGTFAEFYLRYFPVSFF; encoded by the coding sequence ATGGCGTTCCAGCGGAGGTCTCTCGTCCTTGCGTCGATGCTGATCGCGTCGCTGGCGTTGGGTGAGCGCGCGCGCGCGGCCGAGCCGCAGGTGCCGGTGCTGTGGGATGCCAAGGAGCGGCTGCCGAAACCGGATCTCTCCGCACTGCCGCGGCTGCGGTTCCTGACCACAACCGATTTCCCGCCCTTCAACTTCCTGGACGGCGCGGGAAAGCTGTCCGGTTTCCACATCGACCTGGCGCGCGCCATCTGCGCCGAGCTCGGCATCGTCGACAAATGTCAGATCCAGGCATTGCCCTGGGCCGAGCTCGAAGGAGCGCTTGAGAAAGGCGAAGGCGAAGCGATCATTGCCGGCATCGCCGCGACGCCGCAGTCACGCCAGACATACGCCTTCTCGCGCTCCTACCTGCAATTTCCGGCGCGCTTCATCATGCCGAAGGGCGAGGCGCTGACCGAGCCGCTGTTCGCCAAGCTGCGCGGCAAGCGTGTCGGCGTGATATCAGGCTCGGCGCATGAGCGCATGCTGCGCGATTATTTCAACACCGTTCAGGTCGTCACCTTCGACAGGCCGGAAGACCTCTACGCCAACCTCAAGGCCGGCAAGATCGATGCCGCCTTCGGCGATGGCATGCGTTTCGCCTTTTGGCTGGGCGGTTCGGATGCGGCCGGCTGCTGCCGCTTTGCCGGCGGACCCTATCTGGCGCCGGAATATCTGGGTTCGGGCATGGCCATCGCCGCCCGATCCGATGACCCGGCGCTGGCCGCCGCTCTCGACTACGCGCTGCAGGAGATTTCGCTGAAAGGCACGTTCGCCGAGTTCTACCTGCGCTATTTCCCGGTCAGTTTCTTCTGA